Sequence from the Halobaculum rubrum genome:
TCACGATCCTCGGCGTGCTCGTCGGCGTGCTCATCACTCGGCCTGCGTACGGCGACATCCTCCGTGCGCTGCTGACCGACCGCTGAGCCCGACGCGGCGGGGCGCTTCCGGTTCCCCCCCCCGTCGCGCCGAACCGCTTTTCGCTCCGTCGTGCGAGTCGGCGACCGTGCCCTCCGAGTCATCCAGTCAGGCCGACGGCGATTCGGGTGCCGACGGCCCGACCGACGACCACCGCTCCGACCGCGGCGACCGACTGACCGACGACGACATCGAGCGGGTCACCCGCCGCGTCGTCCGCGAGGAGTTGGCCGCACGCGACGACCGCTCCGGCTCCGTCTGGACCGTCCTCGTCGGTGCCGCCGTCGGCCTGCTCGTACTGCTTCCGCTCGCGGGGATCGTCCTCTCGACGCTGGCCGACGCGGGCGTTCCGATCCCGCTGCTCGCGGCCGCGGCGCTGCTCGTCGCCGGCGCGCTCGTCGCCTACGGCTGGCGGCTGCCGCCGTTCCGGTGATCTCTCTCCATGCTCCCCGACCCCCCGGCGAGACTTTATAAATATACACAGTGCACTGTGTACACATGGGGACGAAAACGATCTCCCTCGACGACGAGGCGTACGAGCGGCTGAAAGCCCACAAGCGGGAAGGGGAGAGCTTCAGCACGGTCGTCAAACGACTCGCCGGCGAACGGTCGTGGCGGGAGGTCGCCGGGATCTGGGAGGGTGAGACGGACGAACTCGAAGCGGCGATCGAGGAGGGACGCGAACGGTCCCGCGAGCGACGTGATCGGGTCGCCGACGACCTGACGGAATGATTCAGGACACGAGCTTTCTGATCGATGTGCTGAACGGGGACACCGACGCGCTGGACGTCCTCGACCTCCTCGAACGGGAGAGCCGCCCCGAGAAGGTCGCCTCTATCACGTCGCTGGAACTCTACGAGGGGGTCCACCGGTCCGACAGGCCCGAGGAGGAGAAACGAGAGGTGCTTCGCGTGCTTGATTCCAAGCACGCGATCCCGGCCGACCACGGCGTGATGAAGCGGGCCGGGGAACTGAGCGGTACGCTCATCGCTAACGGCGACCGGATAGACCGGGAGGACTGCATCATCGCGGCGACCGCGATCCGAGAGAACGAACCGGTTCTGACCCGGAACGTCTCCCACTTCGAGCGGATCCCGAACCTCGACATCGAGACGTACTGAGGCGACGGTTCCTCCCGTGTTCGGTCCGGGTCAGAACTCCCCGAGCGCCGACTGCTCGCTCGCCGCGAGCACGTCGTCGCAGGTGCTCCACGACGTGCGGGCGCACTCCGGCAGGTCGCCCTCGCGGTCCACGTACTTCCGGAGGAACTCGCGAGTGTTCGGGTCCGAGGGGTAGCCGCTGCCGATCCCGTCGTAGCCGCGGTCGCGGTAGGCGGCGTCCAACTCGGCGACGATCCGGTCGCGTTCCACCTTGGCGACGACGCTCGCGGCCGCGACGACCGGGTACGACTCGTCGGCGCCGTGCTCGGCCGTCACATCGACGCTCGGGCCCGAACGGTGTTCGCCGGCACCGTCGCCATCGCGGTCGCCGACGCGGTCGCGGTCACCACCGTCGGCGGTTGTGCCGTCGTCGGCGAAGGCGTCAGCGATCCCGTCCGCGACGCGCTCGGCGAACCGCGACTCGCTCACGTCGCCGGCGTCGACGACCGCGCGGTCGCCGTCGCGGGCGACCGCCGCGAGCGCCTCGGCCTGTCCGGCGACGGTGAGGGTGTTCATGTCGGTCGCGGGGTCGTCGATCCGGTCGACGGAGACGACGGCGACCGAGACGCCGACGCGGTCGTCGCCCCGGAGGACGGCGTCGAGTTCCTCGCGTCTCGTCGCGGAGAGGCGCTTGGAGTCGTCCACGCCCTCGGGGATCGCCGCGGGATCGGCGCGGACCGCGGCGGCGACCATTGGGCCCAGCACCGGCCCCTTTCCTGCCTCGTCTGCGCCGAGCACGGCTCACTCCCCGTCGACGTCGGTGTCGCGATCCTCGTCGTCGAGGAAGA
This genomic interval carries:
- a CDS encoding antitoxin VapB family protein, producing MGTKTISLDDEAYERLKAHKREGESFSTVVKRLAGERSWREVAGIWEGETDELEAAIEEGRERSRERRDRVADDLTE
- the rnhB gene encoding ribonuclease HII (RNH2; RNase HII; binds manganese; endonuclease which specifically degrades the RNA of RNA-DNA hybrids); the protein is MVAAAVRADPAAIPEGVDDSKRLSATRREELDAVLRGDDRVGVSVAVVSVDRIDDPATDMNTLTVAGQAEALAAVARDGDRAVVDAGDVSESRFAERVADGIADAFADDGTTADGGDRDRVGDRDGDGAGEHRSGPSVDVTAEHGADESYPVVAAASVVAKVERDRIVAELDAAYRDRGYDGIGSGYPSDPNTREFLRKYVDREGDLPECARTSWSTCDDVLAASEQSALGEF
- a CDS encoding type II toxin-antitoxin system VapC family toxin, with amino-acid sequence MIQDTSFLIDVLNGDTDALDVLDLLERESRPEKVASITSLELYEGVHRSDRPEEEKREVLRVLDSKHAIPADHGVMKRAGELSGTLIANGDRIDREDCIIAATAIRENEPVLTRNVSHFERIPNLDIETY